The following proteins are co-located in the Vespa velutina chromosome 20, iVesVel2.1, whole genome shotgun sequence genome:
- the LOC124956022 gene encoding sister chromatid cohesion protein PDS5 homolog B isoform X2, translating to MSEIVYPQGCRSVTEDLGPDELIRRLKTLAHTLQAMGQDEGMYQQYIPLALHLAEEHFLMHQSKDVQLLIACCIADVLRVYAPEAPYKDADQVKTIFLFLIKQLAGLKDPKDPAFKRYFYLLENLAYVKSFNMCFELEDCQEIFCALFSLMFKIVNDEHSGKVKSFMLDVLCPLITESDIVSNELLDIILMNIVEPNKTQKKNAYLLAKELVIKCSDTLEPYIQAFFNHVLILGKEEKSLQICKKVYDLIYELNHICPSVLLSVLPQLECKLKSSSETERLGAVALLARMFSEKGSQLAVQHTQLWRAFLGRFNDISVSIRIKCVQYSMHFLLNHPELRKDITDTLKLRQHDADESVRYEVVMAIVTTARRDFEVVSDSEDLLEFVKERTLDKKFKIRKEAMAGLAMIYKKHLNDSDVPQATKKAVTWIKDKILHGYYMASMEDRLLVERLLNTCLVPYQLPAEERMKKLYHLLGTIDDHASKAFVELQKHQLAVRRAVVEWLEIIKRPEATNELMTKIHQISRFLPDPMKVQEFLQKFNGHMKKDSALLQGMETIVQPNVSCKECADTISLVLKKLGQPVMTNLYYNTIKMLLERVSSVMIDEEAIRVLIGYVLDCLKGGNVIEEVGLNPNNAGEKGLRLLVMLSFVFGPHFLHNDILMQLVHLLELEDEMVGPLVLSIFTFLGKYKPLCEVAPDIMNLMVPICKNFAETGTPKQAKQAVRCLFVNMTNIHDKIFPEIIERIKMTLTPTSEFYRTSIVTLGHIAYNLPDKYQVQIKNMVSRKIVKELLVKESSEQTADTIEGEWCREDQLPEETRCRLEGLKCMARWLLGLKTDVLSAQKTFRMLNAFVVNKGDLLQQGRLSKAEMSWLRLQAGCSMLKICEQKGVGDQFTAEQFYNLSQLMVDEVPQVREAFGSKLHKGLGRGIPNKCLPLDFMGYYALAGKEQDKRLKCLLKTYMQTDINKRRDYVKTLSLGTVERAMGKKLNSQLPHILPDYMLVFAVPILAHDPEFTSHLIISQLKVIQQCLWFILEPLITKNEYYCYGFYKNLIERMKSHKDALKPEDNNMNYKLWAVCDLAMNVIYTKTTNFDMKEFPSETRIPTMYFKRTDELANTKNYLPAEMQINMTNTKGKGSLHNVHAVSERPQRRAKSKQQKEVGIGPNETDARLQIGEVECIDAQPAEASETRIQLPGLEEEIEEPPAKRALRESDKVL from the exons ATGTCAGAAATTGTTTACCCTCAAGGGTGTAGATCTGTTACTGAAGATCTAGGCCCAGATGAATTGATCAGAAGGCTTaag ACATTGGCTCATACATTACAAGCTATGGGTCAAGATGAAGGAATGTACCAACAATATATTCCCTTAGCTTTGCATTTGGCAgaagaacattttttaatgCATCAAAGTAAAGATGTTCAATTGTTAATTGCATGTTGTATTGCAGACGTACTAAGAGTTTATGCTCCTGAAGCACCTTATAAAGATGCAGATCAG GTGAAAACaatatttctgtttttaatCAAACAACTAGCAGGTTTAAAAGATCCTAAAGATCCAGctttcaaaagatatttttatcttcttgaaAATTTAGCATATGTCAAGTCCTTTAATATGTGTTTTGAACTTGAAGACTGTCAAGAAATTTTCTGtgcacttttctctcttatgttTAAAATAGTCAA TGACGAACATTCTGGAAAAGTTAAAAGTTTTATGTTGGATGTTCTTTGTCCGCTTATTACTGAATCAGATATTGTCAGTAATGAATTATTGGATATTATACTTATGAATATTGTTGAACCAAACAAAACACAAAAGAAGAATGCATATTTACTTGCTAAGGAATTAGTAATTAAATGCAGTGATACATTGGAACCATACATTCAAGCA TTTTTTAATCATGTGTTAATCttgggaaaggaagaaaaaagtttacaaatttgtaaaaaagttTACGACTTGATTTATGAGTTAAATCATATCTGTCCAAGCGTCTTGTTGTCCGTCCTTCCACAATTagaatgtaaattaaaatcttcATCGGAAACAGAAAGATTAGGAGCAGTAGCATTATTGGCGAGAATGTTTTCTGAAAAGGGGTCTCAATTAGCTGTTCAACATACACAATTATGGAGAGCATTTTTGGGAAGATTTAACGACATAAGTGTTTCCATTCGTATTAAATGTGTCCAGTATTCaatgcattttttattaaatcatccAGAACTTAGGAAGGATATAACTGATACATTAAAATTAAGACAACATGACGCTGATGAAAGTGTTAGATATGAAGTAGTTATGGCTATAGTAACCACTGCTAGGAGAGATTTTGAAGTTGTCTCAGACAGTGAAGATTTACTtgaatttgtaaaagaaagaactctGGATAAGAAG tttaaaattagaaaagaagcAATGGCAGGTCTTGCTATGATATATAAGAAACATCTGAATGACTCAGATGTACCACAGGCTACAAAAAAGGCTGTTACTTggataaaagacaaaatattGCACGGTTATTATATGGCAAGTATGGAGGACAGATTATTGGTAGAAAGACTATTAAATACATGTTTAGTTCCCTATCAGTTACCAGCagaggaaagaatgaaaaagttatACCATTTACTTGGTACAATAGATGATCATGCATCTAAAGCTTTTGTGGAATTGCAAAAACATCAACTTGC GGTAAGAAGGGCTGTTGTCGAGTGGctagaaattataaaacgaCCAGAAGCTACAAACGAGTTAATGACAAAAATTCATCAAATTTCACGTTTTTTACCTGATCCCATGAAAGTACAggaatttttacaaaaattcaatGGACATATGAAGAAAGATTCAGCATTATTACAAGGCATGGAAACAATTGTTCAACCTAATGTTTCCTGTAAAGAGTGTGCTGATACAATAAGTTtagttttgaaaaaattgGGTCAACCAGTAATGACAaacttatattataatacaataaagatGTTATTGGAAAGAGTGAGCTCTGTTATGATTGATGAAGAAGCAATCAGG GTTTTAATAGGATATGTATTAGATTGTTTAAAGGGAGGTAATGTAATTGAAGAAGTTGGTTTGAATCCAAATAATGCCGGAGAAAAGGGGTTAAGACTGCTAGTT aTGTTGTCTTTCGTATTTGGCCCACATTTTCttcataatgatattttaatgcaATTGGTACATCTTTTAGAATTAGAGGATGAGATGGTAGGACCACTTGTCCTATCAATCTTTACATTTTTAGGAAAATACAAACCTTTATGCGAGGTAGCACCTGATATTATGAATCTTATGGTACCAATTTGCAAAAACTTTGCTGAAACAGGGACTCCAAAACAAGCGAAACAAGCTGTTAGGTGTTTGTTTGTTAATATGACCAATATtcacgataaaatttttccagaaatcattgaaagaattaaaatgacATTAACACCCACATCAGAATTTTATCGAACTTCTATAGTTACATTAGGTCATATAGCATATAATTTGCCAGATAAATATCaagtacaaataaaaaatatggtaTCAAGaaaa ATTGTTAAAGAATTGCTTGTAAAAGAAAGCAGTGAACAAACAGCTGATACCATTGAAGGAGAATGGTGCCGTGAAGATCAGCTTCCTGAAGAAACACGTTGCCGATTAGAAGGTTTGAAATGCATGGCACGTTGGTTGTTGGGTTTGAAAACTGACGTTTTGTCTGCACAGAAAACGTTTAGGATGTTGAATGCATTTGTTGTAAATAAGGGTGACCTTTTGCAACAAGGACGTTTAAGTAAAGCTGAGATGAGTTGGTTACGTTTACAGGCTGGTTGttcaatgttaaaaatttgtgAACAGAAAGGGGTTGGCGATCAATTTACAGcagaacaattttataatctttctcAACTTATGGTG gaTGAAGTTCCTCAAGTTAGGGAAGCCTTTGGTAGTAAATTACATAAAGGACTTGGTAGAGGAATACCAAACAAATGTTTACCATTAGACTTTATGGGATATTATGCTTTGGCAGGCAAAGAACAAGATAAAAGATTGAAATGTTTATTGAAAACATATATGCAAACtgatataaacaaaagaagGGATTATGTTAAAACGTTGTCGTTGGGTACTGTAGAACGGGCCATGGGTAAGAAACTAAATA GTCAACTACCACACATTTTGCCTGATTATATGCTAGTTTTTGCAGTTCCCATTCTAGCACATGATCCTGAATTTACAagtcatttaataattagtCAGTTAAAAGTCATACAACAATGTTTATGGTTTATACTTGAGCCACTCATCACaaagaatgaatattattgttatggaTTTTATAAAAACCTTATAGAGCGAATGAAAAGTCATAAAGATGCGTTGAAACCTGAGGACAACAATATGAATTAT AAATTATGGGCAGTATGTGATTTAGCTATGAACGTGATATACACTAAGACAACTAATTTTGATATGAAAGAATTTCCAAGTGAAACACGCATACCTACAATGTATTTTAAACGAACGGATGAGTTAgctaatacaaaaaattaccTACCAGCAgaaatgcaaataaatatgACCAATACTAAGGGAAAAGGTTCATTACATAATGTACACGCAGTAAGCGAAAGACCACAACGTAGAGCTAAATctaaacaacaaaaagaagtTGGCATTGGTCCCAATGAGACAGATGCAAGg CTGCAAATTGGAGAAGTTGAATGCATTGATGCAcag CCTGCTGAAGCGTCCGAGACTAGAATTCAATTACCTGGTTTGGAAGAGGAG aTTGAAGAGCCACCTGCAAAAAGGGCATTGAGGGAGTCAgataaa
- the LOC124956022 gene encoding sister chromatid cohesion protein PDS5 homolog B isoform X5 produces MSEIVYPQGCRSVTEDLGPDELIRRLKTLAHTLQAMGQDEGMYQQYIPLALHLAEEHFLMHQSKDVQLLIACCIADVLRVYAPEAPYKDADQVKTIFLFLIKQLAGLKDPKDPAFKRYFYLLENLAYVKSFNMCFELEDCQEIFCALFSLMFKIVNDEHSGKVKSFMLDVLCPLITESDIVSNELLDIILMNIVEPNKTQKKNAYLLAKELVIKCSDTLEPYIQAFFNHVLILGKEEKSLQICKKVYDLIYELNHICPSVLLSVLPQLECKLKSSSETERLGAVALLARMFSEKGSQLAVQHTQLWRAFLGRFNDISVSIRIKCVQYSMHFLLNHPELRKDITDTLKLRQHDADESVRYEVVMAIVTTARRDFEVVSDSEDLLEFVKERTLDKKFKIRKEAMAGLAMIYKKHLNDSDVPQATKKAVTWIKDKILHGYYMASMEDRLLVERLLNTCLVPYQLPAEERMKKLYHLLGTIDDHASKAFVELQKHQLAVRRAVVEWLEIIKRPEATNELMTKIHQISRFLPDPMKVQEFLQKFNGHMKKDSALLQGMETIVQPNVSCKECADTISLVLKKLGQPVMTNLYYNTIKMLLERVSSVMIDEEAIRVLIGYVLDCLKGGNVIEEVGLNPNNAGEKGLRLLVMLSFVFGPHFLHNDILMQLVHLLELEDEMVGPLVLSIFTFLGKYKPLCEVAPDIMNLMVPICKNFAETGTPKQAKQAVRCLFVNMTNIHDKIFPEIIERIKMTLTPTSEFYRTSIVTLGHIAYNLPDKYQVQIKNMVSRKIVKELLVKESSEQTADTIEGEWCREDQLPEETRCRLEGLKCMARWLLGLKTDVLSAQKTFRMLNAFVVNKGDLLQQGRLSKAEMSWLRLQAGCSMLKICEQKGVGDQFTAEQFYNLSQLMVDEVPQVREAFGSKLHKGLGRGIPNKCLPLDFMGYYALAGKEQDKRLKCLLKTYMQTDINKRRDYVKTLSLGTVERAMGKKLNSQLPHILPDYMLVFAVPILAHDPEFTSHLIISQLKVIQQCLWFILEPLITKNEYYCYGFYKNLIERMKSHKDALKPEDNNMNYKLWAVCDLAMNVIYTKTTNFDMKEFPSETRIPTMYFKRTDELANTKNYLPAEMQINMTNTKGKGSLHNVHAVSERPQRRAKSKQQKEVGIGPNETDARPAEASETRIQLPGLEEEIEEPPAKRALRESDKVL; encoded by the exons ATGTCAGAAATTGTTTACCCTCAAGGGTGTAGATCTGTTACTGAAGATCTAGGCCCAGATGAATTGATCAGAAGGCTTaag ACATTGGCTCATACATTACAAGCTATGGGTCAAGATGAAGGAATGTACCAACAATATATTCCCTTAGCTTTGCATTTGGCAgaagaacattttttaatgCATCAAAGTAAAGATGTTCAATTGTTAATTGCATGTTGTATTGCAGACGTACTAAGAGTTTATGCTCCTGAAGCACCTTATAAAGATGCAGATCAG GTGAAAACaatatttctgtttttaatCAAACAACTAGCAGGTTTAAAAGATCCTAAAGATCCAGctttcaaaagatatttttatcttcttgaaAATTTAGCATATGTCAAGTCCTTTAATATGTGTTTTGAACTTGAAGACTGTCAAGAAATTTTCTGtgcacttttctctcttatgttTAAAATAGTCAA TGACGAACATTCTGGAAAAGTTAAAAGTTTTATGTTGGATGTTCTTTGTCCGCTTATTACTGAATCAGATATTGTCAGTAATGAATTATTGGATATTATACTTATGAATATTGTTGAACCAAACAAAACACAAAAGAAGAATGCATATTTACTTGCTAAGGAATTAGTAATTAAATGCAGTGATACATTGGAACCATACATTCAAGCA TTTTTTAATCATGTGTTAATCttgggaaaggaagaaaaaagtttacaaatttgtaaaaaagttTACGACTTGATTTATGAGTTAAATCATATCTGTCCAAGCGTCTTGTTGTCCGTCCTTCCACAATTagaatgtaaattaaaatcttcATCGGAAACAGAAAGATTAGGAGCAGTAGCATTATTGGCGAGAATGTTTTCTGAAAAGGGGTCTCAATTAGCTGTTCAACATACACAATTATGGAGAGCATTTTTGGGAAGATTTAACGACATAAGTGTTTCCATTCGTATTAAATGTGTCCAGTATTCaatgcattttttattaaatcatccAGAACTTAGGAAGGATATAACTGATACATTAAAATTAAGACAACATGACGCTGATGAAAGTGTTAGATATGAAGTAGTTATGGCTATAGTAACCACTGCTAGGAGAGATTTTGAAGTTGTCTCAGACAGTGAAGATTTACTtgaatttgtaaaagaaagaactctGGATAAGAAG tttaaaattagaaaagaagcAATGGCAGGTCTTGCTATGATATATAAGAAACATCTGAATGACTCAGATGTACCACAGGCTACAAAAAAGGCTGTTACTTggataaaagacaaaatattGCACGGTTATTATATGGCAAGTATGGAGGACAGATTATTGGTAGAAAGACTATTAAATACATGTTTAGTTCCCTATCAGTTACCAGCagaggaaagaatgaaaaagttatACCATTTACTTGGTACAATAGATGATCATGCATCTAAAGCTTTTGTGGAATTGCAAAAACATCAACTTGC GGTAAGAAGGGCTGTTGTCGAGTGGctagaaattataaaacgaCCAGAAGCTACAAACGAGTTAATGACAAAAATTCATCAAATTTCACGTTTTTTACCTGATCCCATGAAAGTACAggaatttttacaaaaattcaatGGACATATGAAGAAAGATTCAGCATTATTACAAGGCATGGAAACAATTGTTCAACCTAATGTTTCCTGTAAAGAGTGTGCTGATACAATAAGTTtagttttgaaaaaattgGGTCAACCAGTAATGACAaacttatattataatacaataaagatGTTATTGGAAAGAGTGAGCTCTGTTATGATTGATGAAGAAGCAATCAGG GTTTTAATAGGATATGTATTAGATTGTTTAAAGGGAGGTAATGTAATTGAAGAAGTTGGTTTGAATCCAAATAATGCCGGAGAAAAGGGGTTAAGACTGCTAGTT aTGTTGTCTTTCGTATTTGGCCCACATTTTCttcataatgatattttaatgcaATTGGTACATCTTTTAGAATTAGAGGATGAGATGGTAGGACCACTTGTCCTATCAATCTTTACATTTTTAGGAAAATACAAACCTTTATGCGAGGTAGCACCTGATATTATGAATCTTATGGTACCAATTTGCAAAAACTTTGCTGAAACAGGGACTCCAAAACAAGCGAAACAAGCTGTTAGGTGTTTGTTTGTTAATATGACCAATATtcacgataaaatttttccagaaatcattgaaagaattaaaatgacATTAACACCCACATCAGAATTTTATCGAACTTCTATAGTTACATTAGGTCATATAGCATATAATTTGCCAGATAAATATCaagtacaaataaaaaatatggtaTCAAGaaaa ATTGTTAAAGAATTGCTTGTAAAAGAAAGCAGTGAACAAACAGCTGATACCATTGAAGGAGAATGGTGCCGTGAAGATCAGCTTCCTGAAGAAACACGTTGCCGATTAGAAGGTTTGAAATGCATGGCACGTTGGTTGTTGGGTTTGAAAACTGACGTTTTGTCTGCACAGAAAACGTTTAGGATGTTGAATGCATTTGTTGTAAATAAGGGTGACCTTTTGCAACAAGGACGTTTAAGTAAAGCTGAGATGAGTTGGTTACGTTTACAGGCTGGTTGttcaatgttaaaaatttgtgAACAGAAAGGGGTTGGCGATCAATTTACAGcagaacaattttataatctttctcAACTTATGGTG gaTGAAGTTCCTCAAGTTAGGGAAGCCTTTGGTAGTAAATTACATAAAGGACTTGGTAGAGGAATACCAAACAAATGTTTACCATTAGACTTTATGGGATATTATGCTTTGGCAGGCAAAGAACAAGATAAAAGATTGAAATGTTTATTGAAAACATATATGCAAACtgatataaacaaaagaagGGATTATGTTAAAACGTTGTCGTTGGGTACTGTAGAACGGGCCATGGGTAAGAAACTAAATA GTCAACTACCACACATTTTGCCTGATTATATGCTAGTTTTTGCAGTTCCCATTCTAGCACATGATCCTGAATTTACAagtcatttaataattagtCAGTTAAAAGTCATACAACAATGTTTATGGTTTATACTTGAGCCACTCATCACaaagaatgaatattattgttatggaTTTTATAAAAACCTTATAGAGCGAATGAAAAGTCATAAAGATGCGTTGAAACCTGAGGACAACAATATGAATTAT AAATTATGGGCAGTATGTGATTTAGCTATGAACGTGATATACACTAAGACAACTAATTTTGATATGAAAGAATTTCCAAGTGAAACACGCATACCTACAATGTATTTTAAACGAACGGATGAGTTAgctaatacaaaaaattaccTACCAGCAgaaatgcaaataaatatgACCAATACTAAGGGAAAAGGTTCATTACATAATGTACACGCAGTAAGCGAAAGACCACAACGTAGAGCTAAATctaaacaacaaaaagaagtTGGCATTGGTCCCAATGAGACAGATGCAAGg CCTGCTGAAGCGTCCGAGACTAGAATTCAATTACCTGGTTTGGAAGAGGAG aTTGAAGAGCCACCTGCAAAAAGGGCATTGAGGGAGTCAgataaa